The window CGGCTGTACCGCACTGGCGACATGGCCCGCTTCCTGGGCGATGGCACGCTGGAGCTGCTGGGCCGCGCCGACCAGCAGGTGAAGCTGCGCGGCTACCGGATCGAGCTAGGCGAGATCGAGGCGGCGCTGCGCCAGCACCCCGACGTGGAGGAAGCGGTGGTGCTAGCCCGCGAGGATGTGCCCGGCGACCTGCGGCTGGTGGCCTACATCACCGCCGCCGCGCCGCCCGCCTGGGGCGAGCTGCGCGCCTTCCTGCGCTCGCGCCTGCCCGAGTACATGATGCCCGCCGCCTGCGTGGCGCTGGCGGCCCTGCCGGTGTCGGCCAACGGCAAGATCGATCGGCGCGCGCTGCCAGCGCCCGATCTCACGCCTCAGGATGCGGCGGAGACCTTTGTCGCGCCGCGCAGCCTAGCCGAGGAGACCGTGGCCGAGATCTGGGGCGAGGTGCTGGGGCGCGAGCAGGTGGGCGTGTACGATAACTTCTTCGCGTTTGGCGGGCACTCGCTGCTGGCCACGCGGCTGATCGTGCGCCTGCGCGACGCCTTCGAGCTGGATCTGCCGCTGCGCATGGTGTTCGAGATGCCCACGCCCGCCGAGCAGGCCGAGGCGATCGAGGGCATCCTGATGGCGGAAATTGGCGATATGGATGAGACCGAGGCCGAGCGGCTCGCAGCTTCTCTTTAAGGAAGGGACCCAACGTGTCACAGCAAGAACTCACCCATCGCGAGCTTTCGACCGCCAAACGGGCGCTGCTGGAGCAGCGCCTGCGCGGGCGCGGCACCCGCGCCCAGCCCGAGGCCATCGCGCCGCGCACTGGCGCTGGCCCCGCGCCGCTCTCGTTTGCCCAGCAGCGCCTGTGGTTCCTCGACCAGCTGATGCCCGGCAGCACCTCCTACCACATGCTAGAGGCGCTGCGCCTAGAGGGCGAGCTGAGCGTCCCCGCGCTGCAGCAGGCCATCGACGGCCTGATCGCCCGCCACGAGAGCCTGCGCACTAGCTTTGCCAGCGTGGATGGCGAGCCAGCCCAGGTGATCGCGCCCGCGCTCGCCCTGCCGCTGGAGCAGCACGCCGCCGCCAGCGAGGAGGAGGCGCGCGCCGTCGCGCTGGGCCTCACCAGCCGCCCCTTCGATCTGGCCAGCGGCCCGCTGCTGCGCGCCGCGCTGGTGCAGATCGCGCCGCAGCTGCACGTGCTGGTGCTGGTGCTGCACCACATCATCGCCGACGGCTGGTCGGTGACGCTGCTGCTGAACGAGTTGGCCGCGCTCTACGCGGCTGCGGCCCAGGGGCGGCCCGCCCCGCTCGCGCCGCCCGCGCTGCAGTATGCCGACTACGCGGCCTGGCAGCGCGGCTGGCTGGATGCCGAGCGCATGGCCGCGCAGCTGGGCTTCTGGCGCGGCCAGCTGGCAGGCGCACCGCCCCTGCTGACTCTACCGACCGACCGACCGCGCCCGCCGATGCAGCGCTTCCACGGCGCGGCCACCGATTTTGTCATCCCGCCCGCCGTGGGCGATGCGCTGCACGCCCTCACGCGCGCCGAGGGTGCGACGCCGTTCATGACCATGCTGGCGGCCTTTGGCCTGCTGCTCGCGCGCCACAGCGGCCAGACCGATGTCTGCATCGGCTCGCCCGTGGCTGGGCGGCAGCGCGCCGAGCTGGAGGGGATCGTCGGGCTGTTTTTGAACACGCTGGTGTTCCGGGTGCGGCTGGGCGAGAACCCCAGCTTCCGCGAGCTGCTGCGCCAGGTGCGCTCGACTGCGCTGGATGGCTACGGCAACCAGGATGTGCCCTTCGAGAAGCTGGTTGAGGAGCTGAAGCCCGAGCGCAACCTCAGCTACTCGCCGCTCTACCAGGCCATGCTCATTTTCATGAACACGCCCGAGGCCACGCTGGACATGCCGGGGCTGAAGGCTAGCTTTGTGGGTGTGGATGTTGGGTCGACCAAGTCGGATCTGTCGGCCTACTTCTACGATGGCGACCACGGCTTTGGCGGGACGCTGGTCTACAACACCGATCTGTTTGACGCCGCGACGGTCGAGTCGCTCAAGGGCCGCTTCCTCACGCTGCTGGCCGACATCGCCGCCCACCCCGACCGGCGGATCGCCGATCTGGCTCTGGTGCGGCCTGCCGAGCGCGAGCAGCTGCTGCATGCCTGGCAGGGCGATACCGTTCAGCCGCCTCAGGCGCAGGGGTTTCACCAGCTGGTGGAGGCCCAGGCCGCCCGCACGCCCGACGCGGTGGCCATCACCTACGGCGCGCAGCAGCTGACCTACCGCGAGCTGAACGAGCGCGCCAACCAGCTGGCCCACGCGCTCACCCGATTTGGCGTGGGGCCAGAGGTGCCGGTCGGCGTCTGCCTAGAGCGCTCGCCCGAGCTGCCGATCGCGCTGCTGGCGGTGCTGAAGGCGGGCGGAGCCTATGTGCCGCTCGACCCCAGCTACCCGACGGTGCGGCTGGCCTTCATGCTCGACCAGACCAAAGCGCCGCTGCTGCTGACGCGCGACGAGCTGCGCGCCCGCTTCCCCGGCTTCGCGGGCGAGGTGCTGGCGCTTGAATCGGGCGGGGCGCAGTTTGCCTCGCTGCCGCGCGAGAATCTGCCCGCGCGCACCATCCCCGATCAGCTGGCCTACATCGTGTTCACATCTGGCTCCACCGGCCAGCCCAAGGGCGTGATGAGCCTGCACCGTGGGGTGATCAACTACCTGGGCTTCCTGGCCCGCGCCTACGGCCTGAGCGCCGCCGACACCGTGCTGCAGGTCGCCTCTAGCTCGTTCGACGCCTCGGTGCGCGACATGATCGGGCCGCTGACGGTGGGCGCGCGCGTGGTGCTGGTGCCATCCGACGCCGCCCGCGAGCCTGCCGAGCTGCTGCGGGTGCTGCGCGACGAGCGCGTGAGCTGCGTGCTGAGCGTGGTGCCCACCATGCTGCGCGCCCTGGCCGAGGTGGGCGAGGGCGGCGCGCATCTGGATGCGCTGCGCCTGATGCTGGTGAGCGGCGAGCGCCTGCCGCTAGAGGACGGCGCGCGGGCCAGGCGGGTGTTTGGGCCGGGCCTGCAGGTGGTGAACCAGTACGGCCCCACCGAGTGCACCATGACATCCAGCTACTACCCGCTGCCCGCCGACGATGCCGCGCGCGGCACCGCGCTGGTCGGTCGGCCGATCGACAACGCCCGCATCTACATCCTGGATGCCCAGCGCCAGCTGGTGCCGCCCGGCGTGGTGGGTGAGGTCTACATCGGCGGGCCTGGGCTGGCGCGCGGCTACTTTGGCCGCCCCGACCTCACCGCCGAGCGCTTCGTGGCCGACCCGTTCGCGGGGGGAGAGCGGGCGCGCATGTACCGCACCGGCGACATGGCCCGCCACCGCGCCGACGGCAGCATCGAGTTTTTGGGCCGTGTTGACCACCAGATCAAGGTGCGCGGCATCCGCGTCGAGCCAGCCGAGATCGAGGCGGCGTTCAGCCGCCTGCCTGCGGTGCGCCAGGCTGTGGTGGTGGCCCGCGAGGACGGCGCGGGCAGCATGGGCCTGGTGGCCTATGTGGTGCCCAGCGGCCCGATGCCCAGCGCCCACGAGCTGCGCACGGCGCTCAAGGAGCACCTGCCCGAGGCCATGATCCCCTCGGCCTTTGTTGCGCTGGAGCAGATCCCGCTCACGCCCAACGGCAAGGTCGACCGCGCAGCGCTGCCCGCGCCCGCCGCGCCCAGCGCCAGCGCCAGCCCATCCAGCGCGCCCCGCACCTCCGTCGAGCAGCGCCTAGCCGAGATCTGGGCCGAGATCCTGGGCCTGCCCGCCGTTGGGATCGACGACAACTTCTTCGACCTGGGCGGCGAGTCGTTCAAGGCCATCCGCATGACCCACCGCTTCGGCCCGCCGCTGCGCGTGATCGACCTGTTCAAGTTCCCCACCATCCGTGGCCTGGCCGAGCACCTGGCGGCGGGCGCGCAGCCCGAGGGCGCGCTGCTGCACGAGCTGACCGCGCCGCAGGCCCAGCGCACGCTCTCGGTGGTGTGCATCCCCTACGGTGGCGGCAGCGCCATCAGCTACCAGCCGCTGGCCAAGGCTATGCCGCCGGGCTGCGCACTCTACGCCGTGGCCCTGCCCGGCCACGACGACGCCAGCGAGCCGCCGCTGCCGCTGGAGCAGGTGGCGCGCATGCTGGTGGATGAGATCAAGCGCAGCATCCAGGGCCCGGTGTCGCTCTACGGCCACTGCTCGGGCAGCGCGCTGGCGGTGGAGACCGCGCGGCTGCTGGAGGTCGAGGGCGTGGCGCTGCGGGCGGTCTACATCGGCGGGGCCTTCCCCAACCCGCGCCTGCCCGGCAAGGTCTCCGACTTCCTGGCCCGCACCGGGGTGATTGACCGGCTGTCGAGCGACCGCACCTTTAAGCTGTTCTTCCGCTCCATGGGCGGCTTCTCCGACGACCTCGACCCCGAGGAGGTGCGCCGCGTGGTGCGCAACCTGCGCCACGACTCGCGCGACGCCGAGGAGTACTTCACGCGCCGCCTGGCCCACGCCGACCACGCCCCATTGGCCGCGCCGATCGTGTGCGTAGTCGGCGAGCGCGACCCGCTGACCGAGTACTACCAGGAGCGCTTCCGCGAGTGGGAGCTGTTCAGCGGCCAGGTGCGGCTAGCCGTGCTGCCGCGCGCCGGGCACTACTTCATCAAGCACCGCGCCGCCGAGCTGGCCCGCATCGTCACGGGCGGCAGGCTCTCCGCGCCGCCCGCCGACGCCGCAGCGTGGCAGCCCGCGCCCCAGGCCAATCGCCAGCCCCGGCCCGGCATCGGCGTGTTCCTGCTGGTGGCGCTCGGCCAGCTCATCTCGCTCACCGGCTCGGCGCTCACCGGCTTCGCGCTGAGCGTGTGGGTCTACACCCAGACCGGCTCGGTCACGCTGTTCGCGCTGCTCTCGGTCTGCTCGGTGCTGCCTGGCCTGCTGCTCGCGCCGCTCTCGGGCGCGCTGATCGACCGCGTGGATCGGCGGCTGGCCATGCTGGTCTCCGATCTCGCGGCGGGCGTCGGCTCGCTCTCGCTGGCGGCGCTGCTCTGGTCGGGCCAGCTTCAGCTCTGGCATGTGTTCGCGTTCATGGCCTGGAATGCGGTCTGCTCCTCGTTCCAGCGCCCAGCCTACAGCTCGGCGGTGCCGCAGCTGGTGCCCAAGCGCTATCTGGTGCAGGCCAACAGCGTGGTGCAGATGGCCGACTCGGCGGGCCAGATGATCGCGCCCATGGTGGCCGCCGCGCTGGTGGTCACGGTCGGCCTGCCCGCTGTGATCCTGATCGATGTGGCCAGCTTTATCTTCGCCGTCACGCTGATGTTCTTCATCCGCTTCCCCAACTCCATGCCCTGGCGGCGGCGCGAGCCGCTGATGGTGGAGATCACGCGGGGCTGGCGCTATGTCACCAGCCGCTTCGGCTTCATGGCGCTGCTCATCCACGCGGCCATCTCCAACCTGCTGCTGGCGATCATGGGCGTGCTGATCACGCCGATGGTGCTGCACGGCGTCGGCGGCCCTGCCGATGTGGCGGTGGTCTCGATCGCGGGCAGCGCGGGCGCGCTGATCGGCGCGCTGTTTATGAGCCTGTGGGGCGGGCCGGACAAGCTGATGCGCGGCATCCTGGGTTTCTCGGTGGTGAATGGGGCCGTGATCGTGATCATGGGCCTTCAGCCGAGCACGCTGTTCGTGGCCGCTGGGATGTTCCTCTACACGCTGACTCTGGCGCTGGGCAACAGCTGCTACACCTCGCTCATCCAGGTGAAGGTGCCGCACTACCTGCACGGTCGCGTGTTCTCGATCAACCAGATGATCGCGTTCTCGACCATGCCGCTGGGCTTCCTGCTGGCCGGGCCGCTCTCCGACCGCGTGTTCGAGCCGCTGATGGCCCAGGGCGGCGCGCTGGCGGGCAGCCTGGGCGCGCTGATCGGCGCGGGGCCAGGGCGCGGCATGGCGCTGCTGATCATTATTATCGGTTTCCTAACTATCCTGATCACGCTGGTGGGCTATGCCTTCCGCCCGCTCTGGAACCTGGAGAGCGACATCCCCGATGCCCAGCCCGACGAGGCGCTGGCCCATGATTCGCTGGATCTGCCCCCGGTTGGGCAGCCGCTGCCATCGCAGGCATGAGGTGATCGATGACGATTTCATGTTCGGTTGAGCGGGGCGGGCGTGCGACCCACGCCCCGTCCCGCCTGGTGTGCGGGCTGTGCGAGCAGCCCGCCGATCCACTGGCATGGCGCTGCGCCGCGTGCGGCGGCCCGCTGGAGCTTGCCAGCACTCCCCATTTTTCCGCCGACGCGCTGCGCCAGGATGGCGGCCTGTGGCGCTACGGCGCGATGCTGCCAGCCTCGCGCCGCGTCTCGCTCGGCGAGGGCGGCACGCCGCTGATCGCGGCCAGCCTGCGCGGCACGGGCTTCCTGGCCAAGCTGGAGTTCCTCGCGCCGACCGCATCGTACAAAGATCGCGGCACCGCTGTGCTGCTCAGCCACCTGCTGGGCCAGGGCGTGCGGGCCGTGGTCGAGGACTCATCCGGCAACGCCGGGGCCTCGCTGGCAGCCTACGCGGCGGCGGCGGGCCTGCAGTCCCGGGTGTATGTGCCCGCCCATGCCTCGGATGCCAAACGGCGGCAGATCGCCTGCTTCGGGGCCGAGCTGCGCCGCGTCGAGGGGCCGCGCTCGGCCACCACCGCCGCCTGCGAGCAGGCAGCCGACGCCGAGCGGCTGGTCTACGCCAGCCACGCCTGGAGCCCCTTCTGCATCGCGGGGCATATGACCTGCGCCTGGGAGATCTGGGAGCAGCTGGGGCGGCGCGCGCCCGACGCGCTGGTCTGCCCGGTGGGCCAGGGCAACCTGTTCCTGGGCCTCGCGCGGGGCTTTGCGGCGCTGCGTCAGGCCGGGCTGATCGCGCGGCTGCCGCGCATGTACGCCGCCCAGGCCGCCGCCTGCGCGCCGCTGGCCCAGGCCTGGGCGGCGGGCCGCGAGCAGCCCCGCCCCGCCGAGGAGCAGGCCACCATCGCCGAGGGCATCCGCATCGCCGCGCCCATCCGTGGCCGCGAGGTGCTGCGCGCCATCCGCGCCACCGGCGGCGCGGCCCTGGCTCTGCCCGAGGCCGAGATCGCCGCCGCCCAGGCCGACCTCCAGCGCAGCGGCCTGCTGGTCGAGCCGACCAGCGCGGTGGCCGCCGCCGCCCTGCCCGCCGTGCGCGAGCTGCTGGGCGCAGCGGCCACGCTAGTCGTGCCGCTCACCGGCAGCGGCCTGAAGTCCATGTCGGGGGGGTAGGGGAGAACCGTTTACCACGAAGACGCGAAGGCACGAAGGGGATAAAAGAGATCCATACCACAGAGACGCGAAGATACGAAGGGATGCAGAAGGACAAGGCAAAATCATCATTCCATCCGGCCCGTATGGCGAAGGTGTCGCTTGATGGCCATATGCATGAACACCAGCCGCCAGGAAACGGCATAGGAACGCCGAATATTGGGGGATCGAAGGGGGGACACCCTCAGCAGGTGCCATCTTTTGAGTAGGTCATTGGGAAGCGGCAAAACGTATCATCCGGTGTGCTAAGCCATGGACAACACGTGAGATCGGGAATCGTACCCACCCTTCCCATGCGGCGAAGGTGTTACTCGTGCTAGCTGGCCATATGTACGAACACCAGCTGTCAGCGATCAGCACAGGAATGCCTCAAATTGGGGGATCGAAGGGGGTGTAACCCCCTCGCGGGGTTCCGAGGGGCTGGCCCCTAGGCGCCGCCCGCGCAGGGCATCCACCCACTCTCCAAGAACGATTATCATCTTGATGGTAGCAGTACGGTCGGCCCGACTTACCAGGAAACGGCACAGGCATGCCGAACATTGGGGGATTGAAGGGGAGTGCATGCCCTGCGCAGGGTATGTACCCTTGATCGCGGCAGTACGATCGGCCCGACGCAGCCCAGCGCCTTGCCCCCAGGCAACGCTCCCCAAAAAAGTGCCATATGTGAGGGCTGGCCCCGAGGGGCCAGCCGTGCCGGGCATGCACCACTAGACAAGTAGCATCGCCCCGATGTGATGATACCACTTGTCAGAAAAGAGCTTTTATTTTGAAAAAGCAGCGATACGCCCGCGTAACGCACTCCTGACGATAGCGGTCTATTGGCGTATTGGCAAAACCGCTACTGTTAGGAGATGCGCCATGCGACTGATCACCCTCTCGCTAGCCTGGCTGATCGGCATCGTGATTGCCGACCTGCTGCATCTTCCGCTGCCGCCGCTCCTGGCGGCGGCGGCTTTATGTGGCCTGGGTGCTGCGATCGCGGGCCGAGCGCCCCGGCTGCGTCTGGCGCTGCTGGCGCTGTGCTGCGCGGCGCTCGGCGGCGCTCGGCTGGCCTCGGCCCAGGTGCAGCCCACGCCCCAGAGCATCTGGCTGCGCAACGGCGCGGGCGAGCTTTCCATCCAGGGCGTTGTAGCCGAAGACCCCAAGCGCACCGACGACGGCCAGAGCGTGCTGGTGCAGGCCGAGATGGTAGCCCTGGGCGGGCGGCGCTCCCCTGCTCAGGGGCTGGTGCTGGTGAAGCTGCCCGCCTACCCCGAGCGCCGCTACGGCGACGTGCTGCTGCTCACCGGCACGCTCAAGACGCCCAACGGCCCCAAGCGCCCCGGCGACTTCGACTACCGCGACTACCTGGCCCGCCGCCAGATCTTCTCGCTGATGGATGCCACCCAGGTGCGCGCGCTCGGGCAGCGCCCGCCCAACGCGCTGCTGGCCGCCCTGCTCGGCCTGCGCGACGCCGCCCGCCGCACCCTGCTGCGCGAGCTGCCCGAGCCGCAGTCGTCGCTGGCGGTGGGCATCCTGCTCGGCATCCAGTCCTCCATCCCCGAGGATGTCTACGAGAGCTTCTCGCTCACCGGCACGAGCCACATACTTGTCATAAGCGGATGGAATATCAGCATCATCGGTGCGGCGCTCTACGCCCTGGCCGAGCGCATGCGGCTCTCGAAGCGCGCGGCGTTCTGGGCCATCCTCACCACGATCTGGCTGTACACCGCGTTTGTCGGCCTCACGCCCACGGTCATCCGCGCGGCGGTGATGGGCAGCATCGTGGTGCTGGGTCAGCGGCTGGAGCGCCCCGCCCACGCCTGGACCACGCTGGCCGCCGCGTGCGCCGCCATGGCGCTGTGGAACCCGCAGGTGCTGTGGGACATGGGCTTCCAGCTGAGCGCGCTGGCCACGGCCTCTCTGTTCGCGTTCGGCAAGGGCACCGAGGCGCTGCTCAACCGCACCTTCCTGCGCGCCGACTGGCTGGGCTGGGCGCGCGAGGCGCTCACCGCTACGCTGGCCGCGCAGATCCTGGCCCTGCCGCTTATCCTCTACGCGTTTGGCAACCTCAGCATCGTCGCGCCGCTGGCCAACGTGGTGCTGTTGCCGGTGGTGCCCTACGCCATGCTGTTCGGCGCGCTGGCTCTGGTGGCCGGGCTGGTCTGGCTGCCGCTGGGCCAGCTGGCGGCGCTGCCCGCCTACCTCTTCCTGGCCTGGCTCACCGAGGGCGCGCGCCTGTTCGCGGCGCTGCCCTACGCCGCCGTGCTGGTGCCGCCCTTCCCGCTGTGGGCGCTGCTGGCCTACTACGCGGCGGTGCTGGGCCTGCGCTTCGGCCCCTGGCCCTGGCGCGCGCCCGAGGCCGCGCCGCTGCACCTGGGCGACACCGCCAGCCCGATCTCCTAACGAGCAGACTGTGCTATGATATGCCTGCTCTCACACTGACTTGCAGTCGCAGGCGCGCCATGCTTCGCAGCCAATTTTCCGCCGCCACGATCCTTTGGCGTTGCGGTACATGCAACACGCACCCCCCAGACTAGCCACAACGTATCCGTGGTTCGTCTAGGGGGTGTTTCATGTTTGGCAGCAAGCAGGCAAAGCAGGCGCGCCTTGAGCGCGAGGTCGAGATCATCCGCGCCGCCTACGAGCTGACCGTCGCCGAGCTGGCCGAGCGCATCGGCGTGCCGCGCAAGACCGTCTACAGCGATCTGGTGGATCTGCATGATCGCGGGGTCATTCTGCAAGAAGCCGAGGGGAAGGTCAGCATGTACGAGCCGTATTAGCCAACGAGTTTTTTTGGTTGTTACCATTTTTCGCACGATGTCATGCTATGCTCAGGGCATCGCCACGCACGAGGAATTGCCATGAATCGCACCTTCGCCCGCTCCGAGCGCTATCTGCAGATCGAGAAGCTGTTGCTCGCCACCAAAGTGCCGCTCTCGCAGGCCGAGATCGCCCGCCGCTGCGGGGTCAGCCCCG is drawn from Chloroflexia bacterium SDU3-3 and contains these coding sequences:
- a CDS encoding HTH domain-containing protein encodes the protein MFGSKQAKQARLEREVEIIRAAYELTVAELAERIGVPRKTVYSDLVDLHDRGVILQEAEGKVSMYEPY
- a CDS encoding ComEC family competence protein, coding for MRLITLSLAWLIGIVIADLLHLPLPPLLAAAALCGLGAAIAGRAPRLRLALLALCCAALGGARLASAQVQPTPQSIWLRNGAGELSIQGVVAEDPKRTDDGQSVLVQAEMVALGGRRSPAQGLVLVKLPAYPERRYGDVLLLTGTLKTPNGPKRPGDFDYRDYLARRQIFSLMDATQVRALGQRPPNALLAALLGLRDAARRTLLRELPEPQSSLAVGILLGIQSSIPEDVYESFSLTGTSHILVISGWNISIIGAALYALAERMRLSKRAAFWAILTTIWLYTAFVGLTPTVIRAAVMGSIVVLGQRLERPAHAWTTLAAACAAMALWNPQVLWDMGFQLSALATASLFAFGKGTEALLNRTFLRADWLGWAREALTATLAAQILALPLILYAFGNLSIVAPLANVVLLPVVPYAMLFGALALVAGLVWLPLGQLAALPAYLFLAWLTEGARLFAALPYAAVLVPPFPLWALLAYYAAVLGLRFGPWPWRAPEAAPLHLGDTASPIS
- a CDS encoding amino acid adenylation domain-containing protein, which gives rise to MSQQELTHRELSTAKRALLEQRLRGRGTRAQPEAIAPRTGAGPAPLSFAQQRLWFLDQLMPGSTSYHMLEALRLEGELSVPALQQAIDGLIARHESLRTSFASVDGEPAQVIAPALALPLEQHAAASEEEARAVALGLTSRPFDLASGPLLRAALVQIAPQLHVLVLVLHHIIADGWSVTLLLNELAALYAAAAQGRPAPLAPPALQYADYAAWQRGWLDAERMAAQLGFWRGQLAGAPPLLTLPTDRPRPPMQRFHGAATDFVIPPAVGDALHALTRAEGATPFMTMLAAFGLLLARHSGQTDVCIGSPVAGRQRAELEGIVGLFLNTLVFRVRLGENPSFRELLRQVRSTALDGYGNQDVPFEKLVEELKPERNLSYSPLYQAMLIFMNTPEATLDMPGLKASFVGVDVGSTKSDLSAYFYDGDHGFGGTLVYNTDLFDAATVESLKGRFLTLLADIAAHPDRRIADLALVRPAEREQLLHAWQGDTVQPPQAQGFHQLVEAQAARTPDAVAITYGAQQLTYRELNERANQLAHALTRFGVGPEVPVGVCLERSPELPIALLAVLKAGGAYVPLDPSYPTVRLAFMLDQTKAPLLLTRDELRARFPGFAGEVLALESGGAQFASLPRENLPARTIPDQLAYIVFTSGSTGQPKGVMSLHRGVINYLGFLARAYGLSAADTVLQVASSSFDASVRDMIGPLTVGARVVLVPSDAAREPAELLRVLRDERVSCVLSVVPTMLRALAEVGEGGAHLDALRLMLVSGERLPLEDGARARRVFGPGLQVVNQYGPTECTMTSSYYPLPADDAARGTALVGRPIDNARIYILDAQRQLVPPGVVGEVYIGGPGLARGYFGRPDLTAERFVADPFAGGERARMYRTGDMARHRADGSIEFLGRVDHQIKVRGIRVEPAEIEAAFSRLPAVRQAVVVAREDGAGSMGLVAYVVPSGPMPSAHELRTALKEHLPEAMIPSAFVALEQIPLTPNGKVDRAALPAPAAPSASASPSSAPRTSVEQRLAEIWAEILGLPAVGIDDNFFDLGGESFKAIRMTHRFGPPLRVIDLFKFPTIRGLAEHLAAGAQPEGALLHELTAPQAQRTLSVVCIPYGGGSAISYQPLAKAMPPGCALYAVALPGHDDASEPPLPLEQVARMLVDEIKRSIQGPVSLYGHCSGSALAVETARLLEVEGVALRAVYIGGAFPNPRLPGKVSDFLARTGVIDRLSSDRTFKLFFRSMGGFSDDLDPEEVRRVVRNLRHDSRDAEEYFTRRLAHADHAPLAAPIVCVVGERDPLTEYYQERFREWELFSGQVRLAVLPRAGHYFIKHRAAELARIVTGGRLSAPPADAAAWQPAPQANRQPRPGIGVFLLVALGQLISLTGSALTGFALSVWVYTQTGSVTLFALLSVCSVLPGLLLAPLSGALIDRVDRRLAMLVSDLAAGVGSLSLAALLWSGQLQLWHVFAFMAWNAVCSSFQRPAYSSAVPQLVPKRYLVQANSVVQMADSAGQMIAPMVAAALVVTVGLPAVILIDVASFIFAVTLMFFIRFPNSMPWRRREPLMVEITRGWRYVTSRFGFMALLIHAAISNLLLAIMGVLITPMVLHGVGGPADVAVVSIAGSAGALIGALFMSLWGGPDKLMRGILGFSVVNGAVIVIMGLQPSTLFVAAGMFLYTLTLALGNSCYTSLIQVKVPHYLHGRVFSINQMIAFSTMPLGFLLAGPLSDRVFEPLMAQGGALAGSLGALIGAGPGRGMALLIIIIGFLTILITLVGYAFRPLWNLESDIPDAQPDEALAHDSLDLPPVGQPLPSQA
- a CDS encoding pyridoxal-phosphate dependent enzyme — encoded protein: MTISCSVERGGRATHAPSRLVCGLCEQPADPLAWRCAACGGPLELASTPHFSADALRQDGGLWRYGAMLPASRRVSLGEGGTPLIAASLRGTGFLAKLEFLAPTASYKDRGTAVLLSHLLGQGVRAVVEDSSGNAGASLAAYAAAAGLQSRVYVPAHASDAKRRQIACFGAELRRVEGPRSATTAACEQAADAERLVYASHAWSPFCIAGHMTCAWEIWEQLGRRAPDALVCPVGQGNLFLGLARGFAALRQAGLIARLPRMYAAQAAACAPLAQAWAAGREQPRPAEEQATIAEGIRIAAPIRGREVLRAIRATGGAALALPEAEIAAAQADLQRSGLLVEPTSAVAAAALPAVRELLGAAATLVVPLTGSGLKSMSGG